In one window of Streptomyces sp. FXJ1.172 DNA:
- a CDS encoding class I SAM-dependent methyltransferase, with protein sequence MQSGRGPVYLRFADGRRTRLPVRRWGARPTGADETLLERCRGPVLDIGCGPGRLCRALQDRGVCALGIDVAPHAVARTETRGGAALCRSVFDPLPAEGSWQTLLLVDGNIGIGGDPHALLRRCTQLIAPTGFMLVEVDQHDVEEGCSAWVEDTHGNRGPAFLWARLGTPAVRRVAESLGLSVTDQWVSGRRCFVSLGRHDARPSAVASHAPRAQPR encoded by the coding sequence TTGCAATCCGGTCGCGGGCCGGTGTACCTGAGGTTCGCCGACGGGCGCCGGACCCGACTGCCGGTACGCCGCTGGGGCGCGCGGCCCACCGGGGCCGACGAGACGCTGCTGGAGCGCTGCAGGGGCCCCGTACTCGACATCGGCTGCGGACCGGGCCGCCTGTGCAGGGCGCTCCAGGACCGGGGCGTCTGCGCCCTTGGTATCGACGTCGCTCCCCACGCGGTCGCCCGAACGGAGACCCGCGGCGGGGCTGCACTGTGCCGGTCGGTGTTCGACCCGCTGCCCGCTGAGGGAAGCTGGCAGACCCTGCTGCTCGTCGACGGGAACATCGGCATCGGCGGCGACCCGCATGCCCTGCTCCGCCGCTGTACCCAACTCATCGCCCCGACGGGATTCATGCTCGTCGAAGTCGACCAGCATGATGTCGAAGAGGGCTGCAGCGCTTGGGTGGAGGACACCCACGGCAACCGCGGCCCAGCCTTCCTCTGGGCGCGCCTTGGGACGCCGGCCGTCCGCCGGGTCGCCGAAAGCCTCGGGCTCAGCGTCACCGACCAGTGGGTCAGTGGCCGACGGTGCTTTGTCTCCCTCGGTCGTCACGACGCACGCCCCTCAGCCGTCGCGTCTCACGCGCCCCGGGCGCAGCCGCGGTGA
- a CDS encoding putative quinol monooxygenase yields MKMGLLARIEAKPEYADEVEAMLRGAVELAEQEQYTVTWFSFRMDATTFGVFDTFNDEQGRQSHLEGQIAAALMGAAETMLSSAPVITPVDLLGVKLP; encoded by the coding sequence ATGAAGATGGGTCTGCTGGCGCGCATCGAGGCCAAGCCCGAGTACGCCGACGAGGTCGAGGCGATGCTGCGCGGCGCGGTGGAGCTGGCCGAGCAGGAGCAGTACACGGTGACCTGGTTCTCGTTCCGCATGGACGCCACCACCTTCGGGGTGTTCGACACGTTCAACGACGAGCAGGGGCGCCAGAGCCACCTGGAGGGCCAGATCGCCGCCGCGCTCATGGGGGCGGCGGAGACCATGCTCAGCTCGGCTCCGGTCATCACCCCGGTGGACCTGCTGGGCGTCAAGCTCCCCTGA
- a CDS encoding glycoside hydrolase family 15 protein: MSGRPIGDHALLSDCRSAALVTSDGSVDWLCLPRFDSPALFARLLDEDAGHWSIRPTGPADVSRRYLEETLVLETTFRTTGGTAVLRDALALGRRERGHALGTASPGMLLRQITCTEGRVPVEITYAPRPEFGLVHPLLAPVRGGLVAYGGAHVLLLSTPIDLTVSGSTAHGQFTLRASERLGFALQVGPAWGTEPMRWRAGRIRRRLNDTVEGWRSWSRLHRGYVGPWQDEVGHSGRVLRALTFAPTGAIVAAATTSLPECVGGTRNWDYRYTWVRDASFTLQALATAACEKEKDKFFGFLARAAATQLHRGVDLQIMYGIGGERDLSERILPHLAGWRDSTPVRSGNEAWRQRQLDVYGELLDAAYQTFPPNERLDPPTRAFLLQAAETATRRWAEPDQGIWETRGSGRHFLHSKLMCWVALDRAIAMAPVLQADERVPHWRHERDQIRQAVEQRGWNPRLGAFTQAFDSDDLDASALMLPIVGFLPPQDPRVQSTVLAIATHLTDRNGLIRRYLGDEIEGGEGAFLLCTFWLAQALALTGHTTRARQVFQTAVAHANDVGLLAEETDPTTGEALGNFPQAFSHIGLINAARAIRDAERQPAPRRFER, translated from the coding sequence ATGAGCGGGCGACCGATCGGTGACCATGCGCTGCTGTCCGACTGCCGCTCGGCCGCCCTGGTCACCTCCGACGGCTCAGTGGACTGGCTGTGCCTTCCCCGCTTCGACAGTCCGGCGCTCTTCGCCCGACTCCTCGACGAGGACGCCGGCCACTGGTCCATCCGCCCCACCGGCCCCGCAGACGTCAGCCGCCGCTACCTCGAGGAGACCCTCGTACTGGAGACGACCTTTCGTACCACCGGTGGAACGGCCGTCCTACGCGACGCACTCGCCCTGGGACGCCGAGAGCGCGGACACGCTCTCGGCACCGCGTCTCCCGGAATGCTTCTGAGACAGATCACCTGCACCGAAGGACGAGTGCCCGTCGAGATCACCTATGCGCCACGCCCGGAGTTCGGACTCGTCCACCCCCTCCTCGCACCTGTGCGGGGCGGGCTCGTCGCGTATGGAGGCGCCCACGTCCTGTTGCTGTCGACCCCTATCGACCTGACGGTGAGCGGTTCCACCGCGCACGGTCAGTTCACTCTCCGGGCGTCGGAACGCCTCGGCTTCGCACTGCAGGTCGGGCCGGCGTGGGGAACCGAGCCGATGCGCTGGCGAGCCGGGCGTATCCGGCGGCGCTTGAACGACACCGTCGAAGGCTGGCGCTCATGGTCGCGGCTGCACCGCGGCTACGTCGGCCCCTGGCAGGACGAGGTGGGCCACAGCGGACGCGTGCTGCGGGCACTGACCTTCGCGCCCACGGGGGCGATTGTCGCCGCGGCCACCACCTCTCTGCCCGAGTGTGTGGGCGGCACGCGCAACTGGGACTACCGCTACACCTGGGTCCGCGACGCCAGTTTCACTCTGCAGGCGCTGGCCACCGCCGCCTGCGAGAAGGAGAAGGACAAGTTCTTCGGCTTCCTCGCCCGAGCCGCGGCAACCCAGCTCCACCGCGGCGTGGACCTGCAGATCATGTACGGCATCGGTGGCGAACGTGACCTGAGTGAGCGGATCCTGCCCCACCTCGCCGGCTGGCGCGACAGCACCCCCGTGCGCAGCGGCAACGAAGCATGGCGCCAACGCCAGCTCGACGTCTACGGCGAACTCCTCGACGCCGCCTACCAGACCTTCCCGCCCAACGAGCGCCTGGACCCGCCCACCCGCGCATTCCTGCTCCAAGCGGCCGAAACGGCCACCCGTCGCTGGGCCGAACCCGATCAGGGGATCTGGGAGACACGCGGGTCGGGCAGACACTTCCTGCACTCGAAACTGATGTGCTGGGTCGCCTTGGACCGGGCCATCGCGATGGCCCCCGTCCTTCAGGCCGACGAACGCGTACCCCACTGGCGGCACGAGCGGGACCAGATCCGCCAAGCCGTCGAACAGCGCGGATGGAACCCCCGCCTGGGCGCCTTCACGCAGGCGTTCGACAGCGACGACCTGGACGCCTCTGCGCTGATGCTGCCCATCGTCGGCTTCCTTCCCCCGCAGGACCCCCGCGTCCAGTCCACGGTGCTGGCGATCGCCACCCACCTCACCGACCGCAACGGTCTGATCCGCCGCTACCTCGGCGACGAGATCGAAGGCGGAGAGGGAGCCTTCCTGCTGTGCACCTTCTGGCTCGCCCAGGCCCTCGCCCTGACGGGACACACCACCCGCGCACGGCAGGTGTTCCAAACCGCCGTCGCGCACGCCAACGATGTCGGCCTGCTGGCCGAGGAGACCGACCCCACCACGGGAGAGGCCCTCGGCAACTTCCCGCAAGCCTTCAGCCATATCGGGCTCATCAACGCCGCCCGCGCCATCCGCGACGCCGAGCGGCAACCCGCACCACGACGATTCGAACGCTAG
- a CDS encoding DUF3592 domain-containing protein, producing MTGETIGIGLAVLAGLVSLWAGAREARLQMRLSRYGLHAEGVVVDQEHRPGDDCSTPVIEFTDRQGRPVRFRPPTTGTGLALGTYVPVAYLPERPKSARVFTRKYRLHRIVGLFFGAMIFLGVAAGCLLTR from the coding sequence GTGACGGGTGAAACGATCGGTATCGGGCTGGCCGTATTGGCGGGCCTGGTGAGTCTGTGGGCCGGTGCCCGGGAGGCACGGCTGCAGATGCGGCTGAGCCGCTACGGGCTGCACGCCGAGGGGGTGGTGGTGGACCAGGAGCATCGGCCGGGGGACGATTGTTCGACGCCCGTCATCGAGTTCACCGACCGGCAGGGCCGGCCCGTCAGGTTCCGGCCCCCCACGACGGGGACAGGGCTGGCCCTTGGAACCTATGTACCGGTCGCCTACCTGCCCGAAAGGCCGAAAAGCGCACGGGTATTCACCCGGAAGTACCGCCTACATCGGATCGTCGGCCTGTTCTTCGGAGCCATGATCTTCCTCGGCGTCGCGGCTGGGTGCCTGCTCACGCGCTGA
- a CDS encoding tyrosine-type recombinase/integrase produces the protein MPYFFTSSSHLTRHQKALGELGFDVSELLSGPATLPEGTPFFVDENMYPVEPMCSYFFDLARHVGSESLRDYAYDLMGLEDFLARVLDPPTDLLSATEADLVAFRWWRTQLAPVPVGPATWRRNRTAINGFYEWALGTGLLERRPYARRRSGRDALSWGAAADLDVRHLSRAQYVMLHRVGLGGDLPDGSADPGFRRAGRLRNMAGADLAVTTGMRLREFSCLLDMEVPRPCPGAGAVPVALGAIAKYGFARVVVVQQAVLRSLELYRRTERAAQVARSHGALWRRRAELFVVDDVDERRMRVSGLLHGRRRSFEVVAMPAPLRRIAVLEGERGLESLGLFVGRGGGVLSASRWQQVFDAAAERARRLSEASGGVEMPRRVRLHDLRHTFAVFMLRLLTEQVVEDERCRREAGGSGVWLMQHIARSPLLILQRLLGHRDPRSTMKYLRYLEDVSAIVTRAVEEWTREDRMLADYALQCAGRDGGGV, from the coding sequence ATGCCTTACTTCTTCACCTCGTCCAGCCATCTGACCCGGCACCAGAAGGCGCTGGGCGAACTCGGCTTCGATGTGTCTGAGCTGCTGTCCGGGCCAGCGACATTGCCGGAGGGCACGCCGTTCTTCGTGGACGAGAACATGTACCCGGTCGAGCCGATGTGCTCATACTTCTTTGATCTCGCCCGACACGTGGGCTCGGAGAGCCTTCGTGACTACGCGTACGACCTGATGGGGCTGGAGGACTTCCTGGCCCGGGTGCTGGATCCGCCGACGGATCTGTTGTCGGCGACCGAGGCGGACCTGGTGGCCTTCCGGTGGTGGCGTACGCAGTTGGCGCCGGTTCCGGTCGGGCCGGCGACGTGGCGGCGCAACCGTACGGCGATCAACGGGTTCTACGAGTGGGCGCTCGGTACGGGTCTGCTGGAGCGGAGACCGTACGCTCGGCGCCGCAGTGGGCGGGATGCCTTGTCCTGGGGAGCGGCTGCCGATCTGGATGTGCGGCATCTTTCGCGGGCGCAGTACGTGATGCTGCACCGGGTCGGTCTCGGAGGTGATCTCCCGGACGGCAGTGCGGATCCGGGTTTCCGGCGTGCGGGGCGACTGCGGAACATGGCGGGCGCGGACCTGGCTGTGACGACGGGTATGCGGTTGCGGGAGTTCAGCTGCCTGTTGGACATGGAGGTGCCGCGCCCGTGCCCGGGGGCCGGTGCGGTTCCGGTGGCGTTGGGGGCGATCGCGAAGTACGGCTTTGCCCGGGTGGTGGTGGTGCAGCAGGCGGTGTTGCGGTCGTTGGAGCTGTACCGCCGTACCGAGCGTGCCGCTCAGGTGGCACGCAGCCACGGGGCGCTGTGGCGGCGGCGCGCGGAACTGTTCGTGGTGGACGACGTCGATGAGCGGCGGATGCGGGTGTCCGGGCTCCTCCATGGCCGTCGGCGGTCGTTCGAGGTGGTGGCGATGCCGGCGCCGCTGCGGCGGATTGCGGTGCTGGAGGGAGAGCGAGGGCTGGAGTCGCTGGGGTTGTTCGTGGGCCGGGGCGGTGGGGTGCTGTCGGCGTCGCGCTGGCAACAGGTGTTCGATGCGGCGGCCGAGCGTGCCCGTCGACTGTCGGAGGCGTCGGGCGGGGTGGAGATGCCGCGTAGGGTCCGGCTGCACGATCTGCGGCACACGTTCGCGGTGTTCATGCTGCGGCTGTTGACGGAGCAGGTCGTTGAGGACGAGCGGTGCCGCCGGGAGGCGGGTGGGTCGGGGGTGTGGCTGATGCAGCACATCGCCCGGTCGCCGCTGTTGATCCTTCAGCGGCTGCTGGGGCATCGCGATCCGCGGTCCACGATGAAGTATCTGCGCTACCTGGAGGACGTCAGCGCGATCGTGACGCGGGCGGTGGAGGAGTGGACGCGGGAGGACCGCATGCTCGCCGACTACGCCCTGCAGTGTGCTGGCCGTGACGGTGGTGGTGTGTGA
- a CDS encoding PaaI family thioesterase, whose amino-acid sequence MTATTNTHELRTRTHTWQQPVPWATAGDLTGLELLQKILKEEIPQPPIAGTLGLHLVEAGEGTATFDGEPGEHLLNPMGTVHGGFLATLLDSALGSAVATVLPRGRAYTTMQLNVHMVRPAFAHTSRLRCEASVVHVGRTTATAEARVTGTTDGKLYAHATTTCAIFTAPSAGPDRNTR is encoded by the coding sequence ATGACAGCGACCACGAACACCCACGAGCTGCGTACCCGGACACACACCTGGCAGCAGCCGGTGCCCTGGGCCACGGCCGGCGATCTGACCGGCCTGGAACTGCTCCAGAAGATCCTCAAAGAGGAGATTCCGCAGCCGCCCATCGCCGGGACGCTCGGACTGCACCTGGTGGAGGCCGGCGAGGGCACGGCAACGTTCGACGGCGAACCCGGCGAGCACCTGCTGAACCCCATGGGGACCGTCCACGGGGGCTTCCTGGCAACGCTGCTCGACTCCGCCCTGGGCAGTGCGGTGGCCACCGTACTGCCCAGGGGGCGCGCCTACACCACCATGCAACTCAACGTACACATGGTGCGCCCGGCCTTTGCCCACACCTCCCGGCTGAGGTGCGAGGCGAGCGTCGTCCACGTCGGCCGGACCACGGCGACGGCCGAAGCCCGGGTCACCGGCACCACCGACGGCAAGCTGTACGCGCACGCCACGACCACCTGCGCGATCTTCACCGCGCCGAGCGCCGGCCCGGACCGGAACACGCGCTGA
- a CDS encoding ISL3 family transposase yields MSPHLDSVQVERVWVEGDVVRISARTRELMVACPDCGRRSARVHSRYTRTLADRAVGGRPLLIGLSVRRLFCDGPRCGRRTFAEQVDKLTVRYQRRTPLLQHLVEMAGVLLAGRGGARLLQIVNVTLSRTSVLFHLMRMPLPSATTPRVLGVDDFALYADVYGTLPVDADTRLPIALWAGRDAEQLAAWLRAHLGVEVVCRDGSLVYRQGITDGAPDALQVSDRFHLWQGLSKRVVEVAAAHRGCLPNALPDPQPAPQRPSARAPSDRADTPARRHAKRLFEAVHAVTDTGRSINAAARELGLDWRTVRKYAQAATWDECVRRPRPRRPTSLDPYLEYLRLRWEEGEHSAKVLHQELVAKGYRGHYQRVKMAVAPLRRGLPIDAPRERSPSPREVARWITTEPSRRGLNTAERLNRLLAHCQDLDHTHDLVRQFAAMLDARDANVLPDWLEKLTTSRLPTLASLAKAIREDQAAVVQGITTPFNSGVNEGRITDVKLQKRLMAGRAGVPLLRHRVILIAHLRRRHP; encoded by the coding sequence GTGTCTCCGCACCTCGACTCGGTGCAGGTGGAGCGGGTGTGGGTGGAGGGCGACGTGGTCCGAATCTCGGCCCGCACCCGCGAGTTGATGGTTGCCTGTCCGGATTGCGGTCGACGTTCAGCGCGGGTGCACAGCCGCTATACCCGCACGCTGGCTGATCGCGCCGTCGGCGGCCGCCCGCTACTGATCGGCCTGTCGGTGCGGCGGCTGTTCTGTGACGGCCCGCGCTGCGGTCGCCGGACGTTCGCCGAGCAGGTCGACAAGCTGACGGTGCGCTACCAGCGCCGCACTCCGTTGCTGCAGCACTTGGTGGAGATGGCAGGGGTGCTGCTCGCCGGCCGGGGCGGCGCCCGGCTGCTGCAGATCGTGAACGTGACGCTGTCGCGTACGAGTGTGCTGTTCCACCTGATGCGCATGCCGCTGCCGTCAGCAACGACTCCACGGGTGCTGGGCGTGGACGACTTCGCACTGTATGCGGACGTCTACGGCACGCTGCCGGTGGATGCTGATACCCGGCTGCCGATCGCGCTGTGGGCGGGACGGGACGCTGAGCAACTGGCTGCCTGGCTGCGCGCGCATCTCGGGGTTGAGGTTGTGTGCCGGGACGGATCGCTGGTCTACCGGCAGGGCATCACCGACGGCGCCCCGGACGCCCTGCAGGTCAGCGACCGGTTCCACCTCTGGCAGGGGCTGTCGAAGCGCGTGGTGGAAGTGGCCGCCGCCCACCGCGGCTGCTTGCCGAACGCACTGCCCGATCCCCAACCGGCACCGCAGCGTCCGTCCGCCAGAGCACCGTCCGACCGAGCGGATACACCCGCCCGTCGCCACGCCAAGCGGCTGTTTGAGGCGGTGCACGCGGTGACCGACACCGGCCGCTCGATCAACGCGGCAGCTCGCGAGCTGGGCCTGGACTGGCGCACGGTGCGCAAGTACGCCCAGGCCGCCACCTGGGACGAGTGCGTGCGGCGACCCCGCCCACGCCGGCCGACGAGCCTCGATCCGTACCTGGAGTACCTGCGTCTGCGCTGGGAGGAGGGCGAGCACAGTGCGAAGGTGCTGCACCAGGAGCTCGTCGCCAAGGGCTACCGCGGCCACTACCAGCGGGTCAAGATGGCCGTCGCTCCTCTGCGTCGCGGCCTGCCGATCGACGCGCCGCGCGAACGGTCCCCCTCGCCCCGGGAGGTCGCTCGCTGGATCACCACCGAGCCTTCCCGGCGCGGCCTGAACACCGCGGAGCGGCTGAACCGGCTGCTCGCACACTGCCAGGACCTGGACCACACCCACGACCTGGTGCGTCAGTTCGCCGCCATGCTCGATGCCCGCGACGCCAACGTCCTCCCGGACTGGCTCGAGAAGCTCACGACCTCTCGCCTCCCGACGCTGGCCAGTCTGGCAAAGGCCATCCGCGAGGACCAGGCGGCGGTCGTGCAGGGCATCACCACCCCGTTCAACTCCGGCGTCAACGAGGGCCGCATCACCGACGTCAAGCTCCAGAAGCGACTCATGGCTGGCCGGGCCGGAGTCCCGTTGCTCCGCCACCGCGTGATCCTCATAGCCCACCTCCGACGCCGACACCCATGA
- a CDS encoding GAP family protein — MLSQAMGAMLPAAFAVALSPFPLIGIVLILSGARGRRNGLLFAAGWITGLAIAATLVAVLLGGADDPDSTSSAIADWGRVLAGGALIVLGVRKWWKRPRAGEQAEPPRWVASLDDATAGRALLLGALLSGANPKNLVLTTSATTSIVEAGAHDVGLIAAVTVFVLIASCTVLGSVGIHLAGGQRAASYLDSVRQFMVTNSTVITVIVLLLLGASVLGDGLSGLGR, encoded by the coding sequence GTGCTCAGCCAGGCGATGGGGGCCATGCTGCCGGCTGCGTTTGCGGTCGCGCTCAGTCCCTTCCCGCTGATCGGAATCGTTCTGATCCTGTCCGGCGCGCGGGGCCGCCGTAACGGCCTGCTGTTCGCGGCCGGATGGATCACCGGCCTCGCGATCGCGGCGACGCTCGTCGCGGTGCTCCTCGGCGGAGCCGACGACCCCGACAGCACCTCGTCGGCGATCGCGGACTGGGGACGGGTACTGGCCGGGGGAGCCCTCATCGTGCTGGGGGTACGCAAGTGGTGGAAGCGCCCCCGCGCCGGTGAGCAGGCAGAGCCACCACGCTGGGTGGCCTCGCTCGACGACGCCACGGCTGGACGTGCGCTGCTCCTCGGGGCGCTCCTGTCGGGCGCCAACCCCAAGAACCTCGTCCTGACAACGTCGGCCACCACCTCGATCGTCGAAGCCGGCGCCCACGACGTCGGCCTCATCGCGGCAGTCACCGTCTTCGTACTCATCGCCTCCTGCACGGTGCTTGGCTCCGTCGGCATCCATCTCGCCGGAGGACAGCGCGCCGCGTCGTACCTGGACAGCGTTAGACAGTTCATGGTCACCAACAGCACCGTGATCACGGTGATCGTGCTGCTCCTCCTGGGCGCAAGCGTCCTGGGTGACGGGCTGTCCGGTCTCGGCCGCTGA
- a CDS encoding molybdopterin-dependent oxidoreductase — MPEAAHARWRLRRIGAGVAGGVAAAAARARAVARRIGELPAPPGPFRPAFWRSPIRGPWLTSVFGLVLLVGIPVLFLTGALSYAAYNPDLGPHNDMTPDKGLLGFYLFDWPTHPYWLYRLTQGVHVTLGVVLVPVLLGKLWSVIPKLFEWLPVRSVAHGLERLSLLMLVGGVIFEFVTGILNIQLYYVFPGSFYTLHFYGAWVFIAAFIVHVCLRLGRMSRALGSRSLATELRTDLAHTVPEPPDPDGLVPTAPAAPTMTRRGAVGLVGVGSLALLVVTAGQSIGGRLRNTALFAPHNRNPGGGPMDFQINKTAAAVGINPAHVGPAWRLEVRGRAPTLVFTRAQLLAMRRHDALLPIACVEGWSTDDQHWSGLRLTDLAAMAGLPGAGSVLVESVQSRGAFRSVVLRGNQIHDPRSLLALRVNGADLSLDHGYPARIIVPANPGVNNTKWVHRLTFRT; from the coding sequence ATGCCGGAGGCCGCGCATGCGCGGTGGCGTCTTCGGCGGATCGGCGCCGGTGTGGCTGGCGGTGTCGCTGCGGCTGCCGCGCGTGCCCGAGCTGTCGCGCGGCGGATCGGGGAGCTGCCTGCGCCGCCGGGGCCCTTTCGGCCCGCGTTCTGGCGTAGTCCAATCCGGGGTCCCTGGCTGACGTCGGTGTTCGGCCTGGTGCTGCTGGTCGGCATTCCGGTGCTCTTCCTCACCGGCGCGCTCTCCTACGCCGCCTACAACCCCGATCTCGGCCCGCACAATGACATGACGCCCGACAAGGGCCTGCTGGGTTTCTATTTGTTCGACTGGCCTACGCACCCCTACTGGCTGTACCGGCTGACCCAGGGCGTGCACGTCACGCTGGGTGTGGTCCTCGTGCCCGTGCTGCTGGGCAAGTTGTGGTCGGTGATCCCGAAGCTGTTCGAGTGGCTGCCGGTGCGGAGTGTCGCCCACGGTCTGGAGCGGCTGTCCCTGCTGATGCTGGTGGGCGGCGTCATCTTCGAGTTCGTGACCGGGATCCTCAATATTCAGCTGTACTACGTCTTTCCCGGCTCGTTCTACACCCTGCACTTCTACGGCGCGTGGGTGTTCATCGCCGCGTTCATCGTCCATGTGTGCCTCAGACTGGGCCGGATGTCACGCGCACTGGGCTCACGCAGTCTGGCCACGGAACTGCGCACCGACCTCGCGCACACCGTGCCTGAGCCGCCCGACCCCGACGGCCTGGTGCCGACCGCACCGGCGGCGCCGACGATGACGCGGCGTGGCGCCGTGGGGTTGGTGGGGGTGGGCTCGCTGGCCCTGCTGGTAGTCACGGCCGGGCAGAGCATCGGCGGCCGGCTGCGGAACACCGCCTTGTTCGCGCCGCACAACCGCAACCCGGGCGGCGGCCCGATGGACTTCCAGATCAACAAGACGGCCGCGGCCGTCGGCATCAACCCGGCACATGTGGGTCCTGCGTGGCGGCTGGAGGTACGCGGCCGTGCACCGACGCTGGTCTTCACGCGCGCGCAGCTCCTGGCGATGCGCCGGCACGACGCTCTCCTGCCGATCGCCTGCGTGGAGGGATGGTCCACCGACGACCAGCACTGGAGCGGTCTCAGGCTCACCGACCTGGCCGCCATGGCCGGGCTGCCCGGGGCCGGAAGCGTCCTGGTGGAATCCGTCCAATCGCGCGGTGCTTTCCGCTCGGTGGTGCTGCGCGGCAACCAGATCCACGACCCGCGATCGCTGCTCGCCCTGCGGGTCAACGGCGCGGACCTCTCGCTCGACCACGGCTATCCGGCCCGGATCATCGTCCCGGCCAACCCCGGCGTGAACAACACCAAGTGGGTGCACCGGCTCACCTTCAGGACATGA